The region CATCGTGTACTGCGCCAGGTCGTTGGTGCCGATCGACAGGAAATCGACGTGGTCTGCGATCCGGTCGGCGAGTAGCGCCGCCGCAGGCACCTCGATCATCACTCCTGCCGTCAGTCCCCGCGAACGTGCCTTGGCGGCAAACTCTTTCGCTTCCTGCGCGGTGGCGATCATCGGCGCCATCACCCACGGTCGGTTTCCCGTGCGGTCTGCGGCGGCGGCGATGGCCTGCAATTGGCGGTCCAGCAGTCCGGGATTGCCCGCGGCGATTCGGATGCCCCGCACCCCGAGCGCGGGGTTGGCCTCGTCCGGGTGGCCGACGAATTTCAGCGGCTTGTCGGAACCGGCGTCCAGCGTTCGGATCACCACCTTGCGGCCCGAGAACGCCTGCAGCACCTCGGCATAGATGTCGGCCTGCTCGTCGACAGTCGGCTCGGTGTCCCGGTTGAGGAAACACAGTTCGGTGCGGAACAGGCCGACGCCCTCGGCGGGCGTCTCGGTGGCGGCGCGGGCGGCGGCACCGTCCTGGACGTTGGCGAGGACCGCGACGGCATGCCCGTCGGCGGTGGCTCCCGGGCCGGACCAGCGTGACGCGCGTTCGGCCTGGCGCTGCGCGGCGGCGACGGTCTCGCCTGCGGCGGTGTGGTCCGGTGACACCGTCACTGTGCCCAGCGTGCCGTCGACGAGCACCATCGTGCCTGCCTCGACGTCGTCGAGTCCGTCGACGGCCACCACGCACGGGATACCCAGCTGCCGGGCGATGATCGCGGTGTGGCTGGTCGGGCCGCCCTGCGTAGTGGCAAGGGCGACAACAAGAGTGGGATCCAGGCCCGCGGTGTCCGCAGGGGCAAGATCTTCGGCGCACAGGATGGAAGGAAGGTCGGGCAGCGGGACGCCGGGTTCCGGCAGGCCGGACAGTTCTGCGATCACCCTGTCGCGGATGTCCCGTAGGTCGGTGACGCGCTCGGCCATCAGGCCACCCATCTGAGTGAACATGTCGATGAACTGTTCGGCCGCCGCGGCCACCGCCGCGACCGCAGGCGTGCCGTCCTTGATGCGCTTCTCCACGGCGCCCAGCCAGGCCCGGTCCTTGGCCAGCGCGGCGGTCGCGGCGAGCACCTCCGACGCGGCACCGGTCGCGTGCGCGGCGCGGTCCCGCAGTCGGTCGGCCACCGCGGTGGCCGCCGCCGCGAATCGGGCGGCCTCTGTCGGGCGGTCGCCTTCCGCGATCTGGGCGTGGTCCGCGATGTCGACGGCGGGCAGTCGGCCCGGCCGGATCACCGGCCCGTACTGCACACCAGGGACCACGGGCACCCCGCGAAGGACGGTGCCCGCCGCCGGCAGTGACGTGAGTGGAGATGGAGCGGTCATGTGAAACAGATTACAGAAAACTGTTGACAAGTCAACACGAACAGTAGTAAAACCAACTATATCAACATTGATTCGGGCGTTACCCCACACAAACGGAGCCACATGTATGCCGAAGAGCGTCAGCAAGCGATCGCCTCGCTGGTGATGTCGCGCGGCCGCGCCTCGGTGGCCGAATTGGCGCAGACCTACGACGTCACCACCGAGACGGTGCGCCGCGACCTCGCGGTGCTGGACAAGGCCGGGGTGCTGCGGCGGGTACACGGCGGCGCCGTGCCGGTGCGTGCGCTGCACCTCGTCGAACCCGGCGTGGGTGAACGGGAGACCACCCGCGCCGAGCACAAGGAGGCGATCGCCGCCGCGGCGGTCGACTTCTTCCCGCTCGCCGGGGCCACCGTGCTGTTGGACGCCGGAACCACCACCGCGCGTATCGCCGCGCAGTTGCCCACCGATCGCGAGCTTGTCGTGGTGACCAACTCCGTGCCGATCGCCGCCAGGCTCGCCGCGATGGCGTCGGTCACGCTGCACCTGCTCGGCGGCCGGGTCCGTGGCCTGACCCAGGCGGCCGTCGGCGACCAGACCTTGCGTGTGCTCGAGACGTTGCGCGTCGACGTCGCGTTCATCGGTACCAATGGGCTCAGCGTGCGCCACGGCCTGTCCACCCCGGACAGTGACGAGGCAGGCGTCAAGCGCGCGATGGTAGAGGCCGCGAATTATGTGGTGGTGGCTGCTGATTCGTCCAAGATCGGGCGGGAGGACTTCGTCAGCTTTGCCCCGATCTCCAGCGTCGACACGTTGATCACCGACTCGGAGATCACCGCCGCTGACCGCCGGCAGCTGACCGACAGCGGCGTCGAGGTCGTGGTCGCGTGATCGTCACCGTCACCCCGAACCCGAGCATCGACCGCACCGTGACGCTTGCCGGTCCGCTGACTCGCGGTGCGGTGCATCGGGTTTCGTCGGTGACCACCGAACCGGGCGGTAAAGGGGTCAACGTCGCACGCGCGTTGGCACTGGCAGGCGTCGACACCGTGGCGGTGTTACCGGTCCCGCCCAACGACCCGTTGACCACGGCGCTGTCGGCCGCCGCGGTGCCGTTCAGTTGCGTGCCGACCACAGGGGCGGTCCGCACCAACCTGACTGTCACCGAACATGACGGCACCACAACGAAACTCAATGAGCCGGGCGCCCAGCTCGACGACGCGGCCATCGATGCGCTGACCATGGCGGTGCTCGCGCATGCCGAGACGGCGTCGTGGGTGGTGCTCTCGGGTTCGCTGCCACCCGGCATTCCCGACGACTGGTATGCCCGCGTGGTGGCACAGCTCGCCGGGTATCCGTGCCGGGTCGCGATCGACACCTCGGACGCTCCGCTCGCTGCGCTCGTCGACTCCCTCGACGCGGCCGCACCCGATCTGCTCAAGCCGAACGCCGAGGAACTGGCCGGGGTGCTCGGCCACTCGCCGCAGGCGCTGGAAGCCGCCGTCGCACAGGGCGATCCAGAGCCGGTCGTCGATGCCGCGCATCAGCTGGTGGACCGAGGGGTGCAAGCGGTGCTGGCCACGCTCGGCGCCGCGGGCGCCGTGCTGGTCGACCGGACCGGCAGTTGGATGGCCGCCCCACCGCAGATCGCCGCGCGCAGCACCGTCGGCGCCGGTGACGCGTCGCTGGCCGGCTATCTGCGCGCCGACGTGGGCGGTGCGGTCCCGCCCGAGCGGCTGCAGATGGCAGTCGCATACGGCGGCGCCGCTGCCGCGCTCCCCGGATCTGCGCTGCCGACACCCGCGCAGATCAACCTCGAAGCTGTCCGGGTGACGCCGATCGCCCCCAACACGAAAGTATTGCCATGACAACCACTTTGCCGATCATCAATACGGATCTGGTCCTATTGGACGTCGATGCCGGCGGTGACAAGGAGGCGGTCATCGGCCGTCTGGTCAACCGATTGGCCGGCGCGGGCCGCACGCACGACACCGACGGCCTGGTCGCCGCGGCGATGGCGCGCGAGCAGCAGTCGGCCACCGGCCTGCCCGGCGGCATCGCGATCCCGCACTGCCGCTCGCCGTATGTGGAGACGGCATCGATCGGGTTCGCCCGGCTCAGCCCCGCGGTGGACTTCGGCGCGCCGGACGGGCCCGCCGATCTGGCGTTCCTGATCGCCGCACCCGAGGCGGGCGGCGCGGAGCACATGAAGCTGCTGTCCAGCCTGGCCCGCGCACTGGTGCGCAAGGATTTCGTCGAGTCACTGCGCAACGCGGCCACCCCCGGCGAGGTCGTCGAGTTGGTGGACGGCGTGCTCAACGCGACCGCCGAGAAGCCGAAGGCGGAGCCGGCCGCGCCGAAGACGCTGATCGCCGTGACCGCCTGCCCCACCGGCATCGCGCACACCTATATGGCCGCCGATTCGCTGGTCGCCGCGGGCAAGAAGGCAGGCGCGACAGTGCACGTCGAGACGCAGGGCTCGTCGGGCAGCACACCGCTGTCACCGGACGTCATCGCCGCGGCCGACGCGGTCATCTTCGCCACCGACGTCGGTGTCAAGGACAAGGGCCGGTTCGCGGGCAAGCCCGTCGTCGCGTCCGGCGTCAAACGGGCCATCAACGAGCCCGACAAGATGGTGGCCGAAGCGCTCGCTGCCGCAACGGATCCGGCCGCCGCGCGGGTGCAGGGCGATACCGGTGGGGCCGCCGCACCGTCCGCGCCCGCGGGCGGCGTCGGGTGGGGCACCCGGCTGCGGCAGATCCTGCTGACCGGCGTGAGCTACATGATCCCGTTCGTCGCCGCAGGCGGCCTGCTGATCGCGCTGGGCTTCCTGTTCGCCGGCTACGACATCGCGAACAAACCCGATGGCGCGACCCAGTCGCTTGGCAACATCATCGCGACCACCAACTCGCTGACCAATCTGCCTGCAGGCGGTTTCACGCAGTACCTCGGCGCGGTGCTGTTCACCCTCGGCGGACTGGCGTTCTCCTTCCTGGTGCCCGCGCTGGCCGGTTATATCGCGTTCGCGATCGCCGACCGTCCCGGTATCGCACCGGGCTTCACCGCGGGTGCGGTCGCGGTGTTCGTCGGCGGCGGCTTCATCGGTGGCATCGTCGGCGGCCTGATCGCCGGGTTCGCGGCGCTGTGGATCGCCAGGATCAACGTGCCGCAGTGGGGCCGGGGTTTGATGCCGGTCGTGATCATCCCGCTGTTCGCGTCACTGGTCGTCGGCCTGTTGATGTTCCTGTTGCTCGGCCGTCCGCTGGCCGCGGTCACGTCCGGCCTCACCAACTGGCTGGGCGGCATGTCCGGCACGTCGGTGATCATCCTCGGCATCGTGCTCGGCCTGATGATGTGCTTCGACCTCGGCGGTCCGGTGAACAAGGCGGCGTACGCGTTCGCCACCGCAGGCCTCAACGTCGCCGATCCGGCGTCGCTGCGGATCATGGCGGCAGTGATGGCCGCAGGCATGGTGCCGCCGTTGGCGATGGCGCTGGCCTCCACGGTCCGGCCGCAGCTCTTCACCGAACCTGAACGCGAAAACGGCAGGGCCGCTTGGCTTCTCGGTGCCTCGTTCATCTCCGAAGGCGCCATCCCGTTCGCGGCGGCCGACCCGCTGCGGGTGATCCCGTCGATGATGTTCGGCGGCGCCGTGACAGGCGCGCTGATCATGGCGTTCGACGTCACGCTCAAGGCCCCGCACGGTGGCATTTTCGTGTTCTTCGCGATCGGTCACCTGTTGTGGTTCCTGGTCGCACTCGCGGTCGGCACCGTGGCCGGTGCGCTGGCCGTCGTCGCCGCCAAGCAGTTCATCAAGCCCAGCGTCAAGGCCGAGGAATCCCCGGCCCTGGTCGCCGCCTAGTCCCCCCACCCGATAAGGAGAAGCACATGCCCACCAAAACCGTCGTCGTCGGATCGGCCATCGGCCTGCACGCCCGCCCCGCCGCGATCATTGCTGAGGCCGTCGTCAACGCCGGCGTACCCGTCACGCTCTCGATGGACGGCGGGGATCCGGTGGACGCCGGTTCGGCGCTGATGATCATGACCCTGGGCGCAGGCAACGGCGCCGAGGTGACCGTGGCCTCCGACGACGAGGACGCACTGAAGACGGTCGCCGAGTTGGTGGCCCAGGACCTCGACGCCTGATTTCCCGCGAAACGGCATTCCAGCACGCAAAGTTCGAGAAGAGGCGTGCCGGAATGCCGTTTCGGCGCTCGAGCCGCCGAACAGTTAGCGAACATCACCCCCGCCGCAGCACCTTAGACTTGGCTAGCGTGTTCGGGCCCGATGGCCGTGACGTGAGGATTCGTCCTGCCATCGGGCCGGTACATTGTTTGCTGTGGGCTTGTCAGCACACTGCTGGGGAGTCCGAATCCGGAAGGGGTGACCGCGCGTGCGCCGCATCGGTGTGCTGCTGGCAACGCTGATCCTGGCGTTGTTGAGCGCTCCCCCCGCCGTCGCGATCGAACCCCCGACCATCGACCCGGCTGTCGTCCCGCCAGACGAAACGGGCCCGGACCAGCCGACCGAACAGCGCCGGGTGTGCTCGACGCCGACGGTGTTCCCGAATTCCAACTTCGCCGACAAGCCGTGGGCCAACGACTACCTGCGGATCAGCGACGCCCAGAAGTTCGCAACAGGCGCCGGGGTAACTGTCGCCGTGATCGACACCGGCGTGAACGGATCGCCGCGGGTGCCCGCTGAACCCGGCGGCGACTTCGTCGACACCGGCAACGGGTTGAGCGACTGCGACAGCCACGGCACGCTGACCGCGTCGATCATCGCGGGCCGCCCGTCACCCACCGATGGGTTCATCGGCGTGGCCCCCGACGCACGGATTCTCTCGCTGCGGCAGACGTCGGAGGCGTTCCAGCCGGTCGGTGCGCGCACCGATCCCAACGATCCGAACACCACTCAGACCGCGGGCTCGCTGCGCAGCCTGGCCCGCGCCGTGGTGCACGCCGCCAACATCGGCGCGCAGGTGATCAACATCAGCGAGGCGGCCTGCTACAAGGTGACCCGGCCGATCAACGAGACCGGCCTCGGCGCCGCGATCAACTACGCCGTCAACGTCAAGGGCGCGGTCATCATCGTCGCCGCGGGCAACACCGGCCAGGACTGCAGCCAGAACCCGCCGCCCGATGCGGGCATCCCCGCCGATCCGCGCGGTTGGAAGCAGGTGCAGACCATCGTCAGCCCGGCGTGGTACTCGCCGCTGGTGCTCACCGTCGGCGGCATCGCACAGAACGGACTGCCCAGCAACTTCTCGATGAACGGGCCGTGGGTGGACGCGGCCGCCCCCGCGGAGAACATCATCGCGCTCGGCTACGACGGCAATCCGGTGAACGCGCTGCAAGGACAGGACGGTCCCATCCCGATCACCGGGACGTCGTTCGCGGCCGCATACGTCTCCGGGCTGGCGGCGCTACTCAAACAGCGGTTCCCCGACCTGACGCCCGCCCAGATCATGAACCGGATCACCGCGACCGCGCGGCATCCGGGCGGCGGGGTCAACAACGAGGTCGGCGCCGGGGTCATCGACCCGGTCGCCGCGCTGACGTGGGACGTGCCCGCCGGACCCGAGCAGGTGCCGTACAAGGTCAAGCAACTGCCGCCGCCGGTGTACGTGCCGCCGCCGGACCGCCGCCCGATCACCGCCGTGGTGCTGACCGCGGGCGGCCTTGCCGTCGCACTCGGACTCGGCGCACTGGCCCGACGCGCGTTGAGGCGCCGATGAACAAGATCCTCAGCATCTTCGGCTTCCGGTTCACCACCGGCCACGCCGTCTGGGCGGCCGTGCTGATCCCGGCGTGCATCGCGGTGTTCCTGCCGCCGCGTCAACTGTGGATCGGCGTCACGCTCAGCGTCCTGATCGCGCTGGCCGTGGTGCTGACCATCCGCGGCCGGCGGGTAACCGGTTGGGTGGCAGCGCTGTTCGCGTGGCGCCGACGCCACCGCAACGTGCCCGACCTGCCGTCCGAACCCGCGGTCGGTGCGACGGTGATGCCGGGCGATCACGTCGCGGTGCGCTGGCAGGACGACTATCTCGTGTCGGCGATCGAATTGGTGCCACGGCCGTTCACGCCGACGGTGATCGTCGGCGGGCAGGCATACACCGATGACGTGGTCGACACGCGACTGGTCGAGCGGTTGATCGCCGCGCACTGCCCCGACCTCGAGGCCGACGTGGTCTCCGCGGGTTACCGGGTCGGCAAGACCGCACCGGCGAGCCTGGTGGCGCTCTACGAGCAGGTGGTGGGGCCGTATCCGGCGCCGGCCAATCGGCGAACCTGGATCGTGCTGAGGGCCGACCCCGAACACACCCGCAAGTCCTCACAGCGGCGGGCGTCCGGGGTGGAAGGCCTTGCGCGCTACCTGGTTTCGTCGGCCACCCGGATCGCAGATCAGTTGGCCGGCAACGGGATCGACGCCCGACCCATCCGCGCGTTCGACGACTTCGACCGGGCCACCGAGATCAGTTTCGAACGCGAGACGTGGTCGGCGATCAAGGGCCGCAGCACATTCACCGCCGCGTACAGCGCGTCCGGCGGGCCCGACGTGTGGTGGTCGGCGCGCGCGGATCACACCATCACCCGGGTCCGCATCCGCCCCGGCGTCGCGCCGACCACCACGGTGCTGCTGACGACGCTGGCCAATCCGACGACGCCGCGCGGGTTTTCCTGTCTGTTCGGCGGGCAGCGCGCGGCCCTGCACGGCATCAGCCCGGTGAGCGACCGCCACTACGAACTGCCGATCGGGTCAGCTGGCGTGCTTGTCGGTGAGACGGCGGACCGCTACCCGGTGTACATGCCGTTCGACGACATCGACGTCAGCATCAACCTCGGCGACGCGCGGTTGTTCACCCAGTTCGTGGTGCGGTCGGCGGCGGCGGGTGCGGTGGTGACCCTTGGCCCGCAGTTCCGTGAGTTCGCCGGGTTCGTCAACGGGCGCATCGGCCAGGTGGCGAAGGTGGCGTGGCCCAACGCCACCACCTATCTCGGACCGCATCCGGGGATCGGCCGAGTGGTGTTGCGCAACAACTTCATCGATACGCCACGACACCGTCAGCTGCCGATCCGGTTGATCAATCCGCGCGAGGAAAGCCGTTTCCAGATGGCGCTGGAGCAATGACGCAATGACGAAGGAGGTGTGCCCCCGATGACCATGCGAGTCGATCTCGAGGATCTGCAACGCAAATCCGCCGCGATTCGAACCGAACTCGCGGCCATGCCTCAGTCTGGGGCGCAGGGCCAGATTGCGCCGCCAAGCGCGCACCAGGTGTCGACCGAGGCGGCGATGCGTCTGGGTCTGGTGTCCCTGGTCGTCTGGATGTACCAGGCGTGGGGCACCAAGGAAGGTGAACGCCTCGCCGAGTCGCTGGACGCCACCCGAGTGGCCTACCAGGCCGTCGACACCGCGTCGCAGCAGTCACTGGACAGCGACGGAAGCAAACCGATCACGGTGATGACGCAACCCGTCTCGCCTGAACCCGTGCCTGCCCCGCCGGGACAGATCCCCGCTCCCGCCGCGATCGCCCCCGGCGGATTCGCGACTCCCCCGATCGTTCAGCAACAGCTCGACGCGGGCGACCAAGGCGCGTCGCTGCGGAACTCCGCCGATTTGTGGAAGGGTTTCGCCGGTCAGATCCGTGGCGCCGCACCGGCTTTCGAAGGTCGCGTCGGTGACTGGGAGGGGATGGCGGCCGAGGCCGCGTACGCCAAGTTCAACAGCTATCGCTCCTGGCTCGACACGCTCGCCAACTCGTGGGAGGAGTTGT is a window of Mycobacterium sp. 3519A DNA encoding:
- the ptsP gene encoding phosphoenolpyruvate--protein phosphotransferase, which codes for MTAPSPLTSLPAAGTVLRGVPVVPGVQYGPVIRPGRLPAVDIADHAQIAEGDRPTEAARFAAAATAVADRLRDRAAHATGAASEVLAATAALAKDRAWLGAVEKRIKDGTPAVAAVAAAAEQFIDMFTQMGGLMAERVTDLRDIRDRVIAELSGLPEPGVPLPDLPSILCAEDLAPADTAGLDPTLVVALATTQGGPTSHTAIIARQLGIPCVVAVDGLDDVEAGTMVLVDGTLGTVTVSPDHTAAGETVAAAQRQAERASRWSGPGATADGHAVAVLANVQDGAAARAATETPAEGVGLFRTELCFLNRDTEPTVDEQADIYAEVLQAFSGRKVVIRTLDAGSDKPLKFVGHPDEANPALGVRGIRIAAGNPGLLDRQLQAIAAAADRTGNRPWVMAPMIATAQEAKEFAAKARSRGLTAGVMIEVPAAALLADRIADHVDFLSIGTNDLAQYTMAADRMSADLATLTDPWQPAVLALVAMTVRAGAAAGKPVGVCGEAAADPLLACVLTGLGVTSLSAAAAAIQGVGAKLAQVSLQQCRDAAAKVLDTASPADARAAALTALGN
- a CDS encoding DeoR/GlpR family DNA-binding transcription regulator; its protein translation is MYAEERQQAIASLVMSRGRASVAELAQTYDVTTETVRRDLAVLDKAGVLRRVHGGAVPVRALHLVEPGVGERETTRAEHKEAIAAAAVDFFPLAGATVLLDAGTTTARIAAQLPTDRELVVVTNSVPIAARLAAMASVTLHLLGGRVRGLTQAAVGDQTLRVLETLRVDVAFIGTNGLSVRHGLSTPDSDEAGVKRAMVEAANYVVVAADSSKIGREDFVSFAPISSVDTLITDSEITAADRRQLTDSGVEVVVA
- a CDS encoding 1-phosphofructokinase family hexose kinase; amino-acid sequence: MIVTVTPNPSIDRTVTLAGPLTRGAVHRVSSVTTEPGGKGVNVARALALAGVDTVAVLPVPPNDPLTTALSAAAVPFSCVPTTGAVRTNLTVTEHDGTTTKLNEPGAQLDDAAIDALTMAVLAHAETASWVVLSGSLPPGIPDDWYARVVAQLAGYPCRVAIDTSDAPLAALVDSLDAAAPDLLKPNAEELAGVLGHSPQALEAAVAQGDPEPVVDAAHQLVDRGVQAVLATLGAAGAVLVDRTGSWMAAPPQIAARSTVGAGDASLAGYLRADVGGAVPPERLQMAVAYGGAAAALPGSALPTPAQINLEAVRVTPIAPNTKVLP
- a CDS encoding fructose-specific PTS transporter subunit EIIC encodes the protein MTTTLPIINTDLVLLDVDAGGDKEAVIGRLVNRLAGAGRTHDTDGLVAAAMAREQQSATGLPGGIAIPHCRSPYVETASIGFARLSPAVDFGAPDGPADLAFLIAAPEAGGAEHMKLLSSLARALVRKDFVESLRNAATPGEVVELVDGVLNATAEKPKAEPAAPKTLIAVTACPTGIAHTYMAADSLVAAGKKAGATVHVETQGSSGSTPLSPDVIAAADAVIFATDVGVKDKGRFAGKPVVASGVKRAINEPDKMVAEALAAATDPAAARVQGDTGGAAAPSAPAGGVGWGTRLRQILLTGVSYMIPFVAAGGLLIALGFLFAGYDIANKPDGATQSLGNIIATTNSLTNLPAGGFTQYLGAVLFTLGGLAFSFLVPALAGYIAFAIADRPGIAPGFTAGAVAVFVGGGFIGGIVGGLIAGFAALWIARINVPQWGRGLMPVVIIPLFASLVVGLLMFLLLGRPLAAVTSGLTNWLGGMSGTSVIILGIVLGLMMCFDLGGPVNKAAYAFATAGLNVADPASLRIMAAVMAAGMVPPLAMALASTVRPQLFTEPERENGRAAWLLGASFISEGAIPFAAADPLRVIPSMMFGGAVTGALIMAFDVTLKAPHGGIFVFFAIGHLLWFLVALAVGTVAGALAVVAAKQFIKPSVKAEESPALVAA
- a CDS encoding HPr family phosphocarrier protein, translating into MPTKTVVVGSAIGLHARPAAIIAEAVVNAGVPVTLSMDGGDPVDAGSALMIMTLGAGNGAEVTVASDDEDALKTVAELVAQDLDA
- the mycP gene encoding type VII secretion-associated serine protease mycosin, producing the protein MGVLLATLILALLSAPPAVAIEPPTIDPAVVPPDETGPDQPTEQRRVCSTPTVFPNSNFADKPWANDYLRISDAQKFATGAGVTVAVIDTGVNGSPRVPAEPGGDFVDTGNGLSDCDSHGTLTASIIAGRPSPTDGFIGVAPDARILSLRQTSEAFQPVGARTDPNDPNTTQTAGSLRSLARAVVHAANIGAQVINISEAACYKVTRPINETGLGAAINYAVNVKGAVIIVAAGNTGQDCSQNPPPDAGIPADPRGWKQVQTIVSPAWYSPLVLTVGGIAQNGLPSNFSMNGPWVDAAAPAENIIALGYDGNPVNALQGQDGPIPITGTSFAAAYVSGLAALLKQRFPDLTPAQIMNRITATARHPGGGVNNEVGAGVIDPVAALTWDVPAGPEQVPYKVKQLPPPVYVPPPDRRPITAVVLTAGGLAVALGLGALARRALRRR
- the eccE gene encoding type VII secretion protein EccE encodes the protein MNKILSIFGFRFTTGHAVWAAVLIPACIAVFLPPRQLWIGVTLSVLIALAVVLTIRGRRVTGWVAALFAWRRRHRNVPDLPSEPAVGATVMPGDHVAVRWQDDYLVSAIELVPRPFTPTVIVGGQAYTDDVVDTRLVERLIAAHCPDLEADVVSAGYRVGKTAPASLVALYEQVVGPYPAPANRRTWIVLRADPEHTRKSSQRRASGVEGLARYLVSSATRIADQLAGNGIDARPIRAFDDFDRATEISFERETWSAIKGRSTFTAAYSASGGPDVWWSARADHTITRVRIRPGVAPTTTVLLTTLANPTTPRGFSCLFGGQRAALHGISPVSDRHYELPIGSAGVLVGETADRYPVYMPFDDIDVSINLGDARLFTQFVVRSAAAGAVVTLGPQFREFAGFVNGRIGQVAKVAWPNATTYLGPHPGIGRVVLRNNFIDTPRHRQLPIRLINPREESRFQMALEQ